The DNA sequence TCGATCCACTGGACCGCGAGCACGCTGTCGGCGGGATGCGTGATGGTGATCAGCGCCGGGCCGCGCACCGCTCCGGGATCGGGCAGGCCGACCCCGAGGGGTCGCGTGCGCTCACAGGCGCCCGTCGACACGGACGAGCCATGGACGTTGTGGGTCCGCACGCGGTAGCAGTACCGAACCTCCATCTCGAGATCGCGATCGGGAAAGCGGACCGATCGGCCCCGGTCGGAGAGAGCCGCGAACGTTCGAATCGGTCTCCATTCGGCCAAGTTCGCCGTGCGACGCTCGACCACCAGGGAGTCTTCGTTGTCTGCTCCGTCCGTGAATTCGACGACCAGGTGGGTGGTGCGCGCCTCCGCCACGCTGACGTCTGTGGCCGGCTCGGGCGGCCTCACCGTGGTGTCGCCCGCGTCGAAGACCGCGCACCCCGCGGCTCCTGTGTCGTTGCTCCCTGCCCCCGCGCTGCTGCGGGCAATGATCTGGTAGCAGTACTCATGACCTACCTGGACCGCGAAGTCCTGGTAGGTGCGGGTGTCCGCGTCGTAGCGCGTGGTGGCGGACGCCACGCGTCGCCAGGCTCCCTCGGACCGATCCATCCGGAACAGGGACCGACGCACATCGCCCGGCACGCCGCTGTGGAGAACCACCAGGTGATCAGCCGTGCTGCTCACCTGTTCGACATGGATCGGAGGCGGCTCTTGCGCCAGGACGCTCGTCGCCCGGGCCACGAGCAGGGGAACGATGAAAGCCGAAAACGCGATGCGGGCGCGCATGGAGTTCTCTCCCCGAGGTCGCAGCCTCGATGGTGTGTGCACGGCGGGGGTGCACCTGGGAGAGCGATGGATGGGTGTGTCGGGGTCACCCGCGGCGGGTGCCGGGGGGAGCGTCCCGGCCCACCCTGGCCCGGCCGTCTACGAGGTGGGACCCGCTTCCGACCGCGGAGCCGCCGCGCCGGCCGCTTTGCGCTGCGCCAGCAGCAACTCGCGCATCACCTGCGGATAGGGCCTGGCGGGCACACCGATCACCCAACCGCCCTTGGGCACGTCCATCACCACGTTGGAGTTGGCGGCGATGACGGCGTCGTCACCCACGGTGATGCCGGCCTTCAGGAAGGTGGCCGCGCCCACGAAGACGTTGGAGCCGATCACGATGGGTTTGCTGCGGTGGCCCGAGTTCCCGAGTGGGTCACGGTCCACCACGGAGTGCTCCTGAGCCAGGATCACCGCATTGGGGCCCACACCGGAGTTGGTGCCGATGGTCAGTCCGCCCAGCGCGTCCAGCAGGACGTTGCGCCCGAAGCTGACCTGCTTGCCCAGGGTGAGGTTGTAGGTATTGGCGAACGTGCAGCCCCGGCTGATCCAGCAGAAGCCCTCGACGCGCTCGGCGCAGAGCTTCACGAAGAAGTAGCGCAGATAGACGCCGGAGAAGCCGGGCAGGCTCCGGACCATCCACCAGAGGTATTCCTCCGCGATGCGGACCAGGAGCTGCTTGAGAGAGAGGCTCTTGAGGGTCCGCCCGACATCCAGACCCGCGGCCTTCACTTGGCGGCGACCAGCGCTTCCGCCTTCTCGTAGATCGTGCCGACGTCGAGCATCGAGACGATGTCGTCGTCGGAGAACTGCACGCCCAGCTCCTCCTCCAATGCCAGGATGAGGTTCATGTGCTGGAGCGAGTCCCAGGCCTCGATGGTATCGGGGCCGGTGCTCTCGTTGATGTCGTCCTCCGGCACGCCGAGCACGCTGCTCACCACTCGCCGAACGGTGTCCCTCATCCGTCTCTCTCCTAGTTCGTTCCCACCGGGCCCGTCACCGTGACCGGTACGTCCGTGTGCACTGCCTTGAAGTGCTCGCGCCGGGGCGGGTCCCAGGCATCCAGCGAGCGGGTCCAGCGTTCCGCGCCCCCCTCCCCCGCCAGCGGCTCGAAGCCCCGCTCCGGGAAGAATCGGGCCACCATGCGGTTCTTGGGGCTAGGCCGGTACTCGCCGACCACCCGGCGGGCTCCCCGCGCCCTGGCCAGCGCCAGGCACTGGTCCAGGAACACGTCTTCCACCTCGCGCCCCAGCACCCGGCAGGACATCAGGAACGAGTCCACCCGGGCCTCCTCTCCCTGGTAGCGCAGCAGCGCCACACCCACCAGCCCCGTGTCCCCGAACCGGTCCTTGAGCCGAAGGCTCAACACGTCGGCGTCCTCCGCGTGGCGGGCGGCCGCGATGTCTGCGTCCGAGTATCGGATGGTGGTGAGGTTGAACTGATTGGTCTTCTGGGTGAGCTGCGCGATGCGGGGTGTGGACAGGTCGTCCGCCAGCCGGATCTCGACCTCCATCTCCAGGGACATCAGATAGCCGCCCATGTCGGTGATTTCGGACTGCAGCCGCTTCCGTCCAGCCTCCGCCCGATACATGGCGTTCCGTTGCCGGTCCTCCGCCGCCACGGTCAGCGTATCGAAGAGACCGCAGGCGGCCAGCGCCTCGCGCTTTTCCACCGCCTTGGCTACCGGCAGGTGCAGCACGTGCACCTCCGGCACCATCTCGCGGATCAGGCCCACCTCGAAATCGGAGTCGTCCACGAAGACCATGTGGTCGAGACCGATGTTGAGCTCGGCGGCCAGCTCGCGGAGGTTGCTGGCCTTGTCCTGCCAATTCACCCGCCAGGCTGCGATGTCGTCTCGCTTGAGCACCATGTCCGGGTGGCGGTCGAACACCTCCCAGACGTCCTCCTCGTTGTTCTTGCTGCAGAGCGCCAGGATCACACCGCGGCGGGCCAGGCTCACGACTTCCTGCTGGAACTCCCGATACGCCGACCCGGGGTGGGTCTGTCCGAGCTTGATGCCCGCCAACCCGTCCTCCCCGATGATCCCGCCCCAAAGCGTGTTGTCGCAGTCGAGGACCAGGCACTTCTTGTTCCGGCCACGGAGCGCGCGCACGAACTTCATGTCCTCGAGCGCGATCTCTCTCAGGGCTTCCCGGGTGTAGGGCGCGCGACCGATGTGCCAGTAGCGTGCGTCGTAGAACGACGGAGCACCCACTCGCGCGCGGCACAGGTCCATGTCCACGTAGTAGGCACTGGCGTGCTCGGCCAGCGCGGCGCGGAGCGCCTGATTGAGGCGCGCCACGGCCTCCGCCTGACCTTCAGGCTGGTGCGCGTCGACGACGCCATAGGCCGGGTGGAGCGGTGTCTCGAAGCCGTGCCAAAGGATCATCGCCTTGGTCTGCCGCCGGATGCCGGCCAGCACCGAACGGATCCAGTCCTCCACGCGTTCGCGCTCGCTGTGTACCGCATCCGACTCCAGGCTCGTGAACTCGCGAGCCAGGGCCGGAGAAACGCCCTCCAGTCGCACATGGACCAGCACGCAGGCCGTCTCACCGTTGAGCAACCGAGGTGCTCCGCCCACCGCCTCCTGAACGATGTTGTCGAAGTCTCCGAACCGGAGCTCCAGGCGTAGGCCCGCCTCCGCGCCCAACCACTTCAGGTAGGGCTCGATGGGCTCGGTGACCACATTGCGGAGCACGGTCACCGGAAAGGCCGGCAACCCCGAGAGGTCGCGGGCCTTCAGCTCCTGTTGGATCTCGGTGTAGGACTTCTCGAGCATGCGCCTGGCGCGTTCGGGGGCGTCGGTCGGACCCGCGATCGGTGCGGTCCAGCCCGGGTCAGGATCGTGTGAATCAGGACACGATGAAGGCAGCCACCTTGGGAACGATCTCCTCGGGTGGCGCCTCGTAGCCCTTCTCCTCCACGTAGTCGTGGACCTGGAAGCCGGCCTTCTCCAGCTGCGCGATCACCTCTTCGGGCTCCCAGTACAGATAGATGTGATCCGCGTTGGGCGCGGTGAGGGCCGCCGTGACGAATCCTACCCCTCCCTCCCTCAGCATGAGCCGCAGGTTGTCCAAGAAGATCTGGGGGTCGGAGAGGTGCTCCAACACTTCGATACACTGCACCACCGGGAGCGGCTCCAGGCCAGCACCGATGATGTTGGTTTCGCTGGAGGTGAACTGATTCCCAAAGCCCCAGCCGTTCACCTGGTTCAGCGTGAACTCCCGGGAATACGGGCTGATGTCGATCCCGATCCCATGCCAGGCCGGGTCGTGGCGGGGGACCTGCACCGTGAAGAAGCCCGTTCCGGTACCCACCTCGTAGAAGCGCTTGTCGTCGTACGCATCCAGGCGCGGCAGGAACTGCTCCTTGTAGAACTGGAACTGCCGGTAGTGGTGGCGCCACAGGAAGTGAGACACCAGGATCCCAGGCAGATAGAGGTTCATCATGTAGTCGCGGTTCATGTAGACCCGCTCCTTGGCCTCGTCGTAGGTCTGAGGCTCGTACTCGCGCTTCTGCTTGAACAGACGCTCGAGACGCATGAAGTCGATGGCGAACTTGGTGTACCCCTTCACCGCGTACAGATAGCGCTCCTCGTCCATGCCGAAGAGGTTGCGCAGGTGGAGGTCGAACTCCTCGCGCCAGGGCTGGCCGAACTCCTCCTCCACGCTGTCGAACGTCTTCCGGAACATGAAGGCGTTCTTGTACAGCAGCTTCTTGAAGAGCTCGAAGGCATCCAGGCTCATGACCGCTCCTTGGGAATCGTTCTGCATGACACTCGGTTCGTCGGGGACCGTGGGCGGTCCGTTCGCTTCGTCGCGGGTCCTCGCTCGGGCCGCGGCCACTTAGGGCCCGCGGCTCAGGTGAAGACGCAGTTGGCCTTCCCCTTCACGCACACCGTGCCATCGTCCTTCACGATGCGCAGCTCGAGCAGCACGGAGCCCAGGGGCTTGATCACTCGGGTCACCGTGGCCGTGTACGTCACGGTGTCCCCTTTGTAGACGGGTTCGTGGAAGTTGAGCTCCATGGAGCCGATCACGGTCTTCTCACCCGGCAGATCCATGCCCAGGATGCGACTGAAGGGCGTCGAGAGCAGGAAGCCGTGCACCACCAGGTTCTCGAAGCCCATCTCGGCCGAGTGCTCCCGGTTGGTGTGGATCCCCGCCGAGTCGCGCGTGAACGCGATGAAGGTCTCCATCAGCGAGGCGTCGAAGGTCCGGGTCTCCGTATGGACAGCCCCCACTTCCACGTCCTCGATGCGTTCGATGGCCACGTCGGCCCTGCTCCTTGGTCGAATCCTCAGGCTCGCTCGGAAGCTCGCCCCTAGAGGCGGAACCGTCCACGACGAACGGCCACCCCTGTTGCGATCCTTCCACAGGCTGAGGGGCCTGGGCTTCGGCCCGGTGGTCCCTCAGCACCGTCCGGAGCCGATATCGGTGGCTCCGGCGGGTCGGACCCGTCCTTGGAGCAGGGGGCGTGCCCGCGTTCCGGGAGGCCCACCTGGATCCCCCTTGGCTCCTCCAGATTGACCGCGGGCCAGCCGCCGTCCCACCGTCATGCAGGGGGGCTGGGGCACATCCGGGTGGGAGGAGGTCGGGATGGCTGGGATCGAGCACGTATCGGACACGGCCCGCTGGGTCGCCGTCTACCGGGCCATGGAGACGGAGCGCCCCGACGCGCTCTTCCAGGACCCTTGGGCCCGTCAGCTCGCGGGGGAAAAGGGCGAGCAGATCGTCCGCTCCATGCGACGAGGCCGGGCGGCCGCCTGGGCCATGATCGTGCGCACGCAGGTCTTCGACGAGCTCATCCGGGACGCGGTGCACCACCGAGGCGTGGACCGGGTCGTCAACCTGGCGGCGGGCCTGGACGCGCGTCCCTGGCGCCTGGACCTGCCCGCGGAGCTCTGCTGGGTGGACGTGGACCTGCCCGACATCCTGGACCACAAGCTCGCCGTGATCGGAGATGCGCCCCCTCGGTGTGACTACCGCGCCGTGACGGCCGACCTCGCCGATGCGGGCGCCCGCAGCCGCGTGTTGGCGGAGTCGGCCGCCGGATCGCGGAGCGCTCTGGTGGTCTCGGAGGGCCTGCTCATCTACCTGGACCCCACCGACGTGGGCGCGCTGGCCGCCGACCTGGCGGGGCACGCCGCCTACCGCTGGTGGCTGATCGACCTGGCCAGCCCCCGCCTGCTCAAGATGATGCAACGCTCCTGGGGGAAGGCCACGGCGGCTGGTCAGGCACCCTTCCGCTTTGCGCCGGAAGAGGGCACCGACTTCTTCCGTCCGTTCGGATGGGTGGAGTCGGAGTTCCGCTCCTCCGGAGAGGAGGCGCGTCGTCTACACCGGGCCCCGCGCTACATGGCCTTCTGGCGAGCCGTCTTCCGGTTCGCGCCCCGGCACGTGCGCGAGTCCGCGCAGCGGATGGCGGGAACGGTGTTGCTGGAGCGGAACGCCCCGCCATCGATGGCCTGAGCGCCGGCCGGCGGTTCGCCCCGCTAGTTCTGCAGGGCTTCGATCCGCCGCTGCAACTGCGTGCTGGTCGGGAACTCCTGTTGGAGTCCCTCCAACAAGGCCAGCGCACCGGCCCGGTCGCCCATGGCCACCAGCGCGTCCGCTCGGATGTACGCCACGCGCAGGCGCATGGGCCCTTCGCTCGCACCGGGAATGCGCTCGAGTTGCGCCAGGGCGCCTTCCGGATCGTTCCGGTCCTGCAGTGTGGACTGGGCGCTCAACAGCAACACGTCGGGGTCGGACGGCGAGCGTTGGGCCATCTCGTCGATCAAGCGCGCGGCAGCCTCGGCGCGTCCCGCCTCGCGGTCCTGCATGGCCTGATGATAGAGGCCGGCCCTGAGGAGCCGACCTACATCCTCTTCCTCGCCGGTGCGCGTCCCCACGCCCCCGGCATACGAATAGACCAGCTCCCCCCCGTGCTCACCGGTCTCGTACATGAAGAACAAGCCCACGGCCCCGATCGCGGCCGAACCGAACAGGAACGCGCGGCCGTAGCGCTGCTTCCGGAGCGCCAGGGCCAGCAGCTCCATGGCCGCAACCGCCAGAAAGATGTTGCGGGTCTTCTCCCCCAGCTCTTCGTGCTCGACCACCGCCGGGCGTGCCCCCGGGACACGTTCGGCCGGCCCATGCGCGTCGATCCCCGACTTGACCGCCACCATGGACGCAGCCGTCCCAACCAGAATCAGCAGCAGGGCCGCGGGCCCGGGAAACTGCCATTTCCCGAACAGCGACAGGATGCGGAGCGGCACCCCCACGAAGAGGAGGGCGATGGCGAAGTGGACGACGATCGGATGGAAGGCCCCGAGTTCGGGCATGGACCTGCTCCAGCGGAAGGCGGGAGACTGCGCGGTTCTTCGAGGAGGACAGCCTACG is a window from the Gemmatimonadota bacterium genome containing:
- a CDS encoding MaoC/PaaZ C-terminal domain-containing protein, translating into MAIERIEDVEVGAVHTETRTFDASLMETFIAFTRDSAGIHTNREHSAEMGFENLVVHGFLLSTPFSRILGMDLPGEKTVIGSMELNFHEPVYKGDTVTYTATVTRVIKPLGSVLLELRIVKDDGTVCVKGKANCVFT
- a CDS encoding DUF2231 domain-containing protein translates to MPELGAFHPIVVHFAIALLFVGVPLRILSLFGKWQFPGPAALLLILVGTAASMVAVKSGIDAHGPAERVPGARPAVVEHEELGEKTRNIFLAVAAMELLALALRKQRYGRAFLFGSAAIGAVGLFFMYETGEHGGELVYSYAGGVGTRTGEEEDVGRLLRAGLYHQAMQDREAGRAEAAARLIDEMAQRSPSDPDVLLLSAQSTLQDRNDPEGALAQLERIPGASEGPMRLRVAYIRADALVAMGDRAGALALLEGLQQEFPTSTQLQRRIEALQN
- a CDS encoding acyltransferase codes for the protein MKAAGLDVGRTLKSLSLKQLLVRIAEEYLWWMVRSLPGFSGVYLRYFFVKLCAERVEGFCWISRGCTFANTYNLTLGKQVSFGRNVLLDALGGLTIGTNSGVGPNAVILAQEHSVVDRDPLGNSGHRSKPIVIGSNVFVGAATFLKAGITVGDDAVIAANSNVVMDVPKGGWVIGVPARPYPQVMRELLLAQRKAAGAAAPRSEAGPTS
- a CDS encoding methyltransferase gives rise to the protein MSLDAFELFKKLLYKNAFMFRKTFDSVEEEFGQPWREEFDLHLRNLFGMDEERYLYAVKGYTKFAIDFMRLERLFKQKREYEPQTYDEAKERVYMNRDYMMNLYLPGILVSHFLWRHHYRQFQFYKEQFLPRLDAYDDKRFYEVGTGTGFFTVQVPRHDPAWHGIGIDISPYSREFTLNQVNGWGFGNQFTSSETNIIGAGLEPLPVVQCIEVLEHLSDPQIFLDNLRLMLREGGVGFVTAALTAPNADHIYLYWEPEEVIAQLEKAGFQVHDYVEEKGYEAPPEEIVPKVAAFIVS
- a CDS encoding SAM-dependent methyltransferase, which gives rise to MAGIEHVSDTARWVAVYRAMETERPDALFQDPWARQLAGEKGEQIVRSMRRGRAAAWAMIVRTQVFDELIRDAVHHRGVDRVVNLAAGLDARPWRLDLPAELCWVDVDLPDILDHKLAVIGDAPPRCDYRAVTADLADAGARSRVLAESAAGSRSALVVSEGLLIYLDPTDVGALAADLAGHAAYRWWLIDLASPRLLKMMQRSWGKATAAGQAPFRFAPEEGTDFFRPFGWVESEFRSSGEEARRLHRAPRYMAFWRAVFRFAPRHVRESAQRMAGTVLLERNAPPSMA
- a CDS encoding HAD-IIIC family phosphatase, with amino-acid sequence MLEKSYTEIQQELKARDLSGLPAFPVTVLRNVVTEPIEPYLKWLGAEAGLRLELRFGDFDNIVQEAVGGAPRLLNGETACVLVHVRLEGVSPALAREFTSLESDAVHSERERVEDWIRSVLAGIRRQTKAMILWHGFETPLHPAYGVVDAHQPEGQAEAVARLNQALRAALAEHASAYYVDMDLCRARVGAPSFYDARYWHIGRAPYTREALREIALEDMKFVRALRGRNKKCLVLDCDNTLWGGIIGEDGLAGIKLGQTHPGSAYREFQQEVVSLARRGVILALCSKNNEEDVWEVFDRHPDMVLKRDDIAAWRVNWQDKASNLRELAAELNIGLDHMVFVDDSDFEVGLIREMVPEVHVLHLPVAKAVEKREALAACGLFDTLTVAAEDRQRNAMYRAEAGRKRLQSEITDMGGYLMSLEMEVEIRLADDLSTPRIAQLTQKTNQFNLTTIRYSDADIAAARHAEDADVLSLRLKDRFGDTGLVGVALLRYQGEEARVDSFLMSCRVLGREVEDVFLDQCLALARARGARRVVGEYRPSPKNRMVARFFPERGFEPLAGEGGAERWTRSLDAWDPPRREHFKAVHTDVPVTVTGPVGTN
- a CDS encoding acyl carrier protein; this encodes MRDTVRRVVSSVLGVPEDDINESTGPDTIEAWDSLQHMNLILALEEELGVQFSDDDIVSMLDVGTIYEKAEALVAAK